The window GTGGCAGAGCTCTGTTTTCCATGGTTTCAGTCAATTCGAACACTAGTCATGTATTTTGTCTGACTGTTTTACATAAAGTTTTTCTCGTTTTAGGCTCGAGCTTTACAACCTCTAGCGTGTACACTAACATCCCGTCGGCTACAGCAGCCACTACGGCTTCCAGCACAGTTCCCCACCAGGTAAGAAGTACAGTAGTTACTGTGGGAACCTGTTGCTGGTGCTCTGTTGTCATGTTGATCAGTGCACCATTTACTCTCATGGTGGTTCAGTCTGAAAAGATTTGTGTGCattgcaaatttaaaaaaaaaatcaggcaCAAATATGAAATAGTTACATGTGGAGATGCTGTTAAATTCAGTCCTGTGACTAAATACTTGTCTGATTTCCCCCAGGAGTTTAGCAGCTACAACTCCCTGGGACAGAGTCAGTTCTCTCAGTACTACACTCTGCCTCCCAGCTACGTTCCTGCAGGGCTGCCCAGCACTGATGAGCAGGCTGTGGGCGTGGCTGGATATTCAGCTGTGAAGTCTGAGGAGGCTCCGTTGCCTGGACTTCCACAAGGAGGTGATTTTAGCTGATTTTCTTTAGCATCGAATTTCTGTACTGTACAGATGATCATTAGTCTGAGTTAACGAAAGACGAGATTCTATGAGGTCCAACCCAGTAACCTTAAACTTTGTTCTGGACTAAGATTCACCTCCAGAGAACCttccagccgctgctgctcttccAACCAGTGTGTCCCTCTCTGCTGGAGTCAGAGAACAGGACGAAGTTGGACGCAGGAACTCTCTTGGCAAAGCCAAAGGAAAAGGCAAAAAGGCTGACAGCTCTCCACCTGCCGACAGTGACCTGGAGGTAACCATGCATGTTGATTTAACCAAGTCCAGTGTGCACCAGATTAAACAGCACCTCTGTCTGCACACTGGACTTTAACATGGACTTTTGGACTTTTTGTTTGTACAGTCCAGGACATATTTGATTAACCTACTGGTCAGATCCAGAATTTAGTCAGTCTCCTAAGATTAAAGTTATTTCCTGTCATTTGGAATTTAAACTAAATAATCATAAATAAGTTATATGAACGTAATATGTTTAtgatattgtgtttttgttcctagCGCATTTTTCTGTGGGATCTGGATGAAACCATTATTATATTCCACTCTCTGCTCACCGGGTCCTATGCACAGAAGTTTGGCAAGGTTTGTCTGGACACACTAACATTTGCACGTTTAACACAGGGGTGACAGTTTGTGTATTGAACTGTttattgtgtatgtgtttaattGTGCAGGACCCAGCCACTGTCTTGAACCTAGGCTTACAGATGGAGGAGCTCATCTTTGAGCTGGCAGACACTCACCTCTTCTTCAATGACCTGGAGGTACGATGTGACCCGATGTATCCAGTGTTTACAAATGAGTTTAATAGGAACCAAATGaattttcccttttctctttaAGGAATGTGATCAAGTCCATGTTGAGGATGTGGCCTCAGACGACAATGGGCAGGACctcaggtgtttgttttttgttttatttaaataggCCTTATTCAGTAATTCAGTGTCATGATAATAAAATctgtttagcagcttttttttgtttgcgaTAATCCAACCACAAGTGTTGCTTTCCACCTTTTAGTACCTACAACTTCCTGGCTGATGGCTTTAATGGTGCTACTGGTGGAGGAACATCAGGCGCCACCACAGGAGTCCAGGGAGGAGTGGAGTGGATGCGCAAACTGGCCTTTCGCTATCGTCGGTTAAAAGAGATTTACAATAACTATAAAGGAAATGTTGGAGGTGAGTAGGAAATGTGGATTGTGTTGCATTTCTCCTGATATGTTGCCATGATTAAAGGTTGGCGTAGCAAGGTTGTGTACTCGCTGTATATCACAGACAGTTTCTGCGTGAATGTGTGTCGTTGTCTTCAGGCCTGTTGAATCCCATGAAGAGGGAGCTGCTTCTACGGCTCCAGTCTGAAATTGAGAATGTTACAGATGCGTGGCTCAGCACAGCACTCAAGTCGCTACTGCTCATCCAGTCCAGGTCAGGCCACAGCATACAGCCTTTATTTAACAAGCTGTACACGTCTGTATTTATACATGTTGATGTGTCGACAGGGGGAAGTGCATGAACGTGTTGGTCACCACCACTCAGCTGGTTCCAGCTCTGGCTAAAGTGTTGCTCTATGGCCTGGGAGAC is drawn from Betta splendens chromosome 11, fBetSpl5.4, whole genome shotgun sequence and contains these coding sequences:
- the eya3 gene encoding eyes absent homolog 3 isoform X1, with the protein product MSGRSAAEMDDSQELPELPVKKAKIETDGGLEKEPRNLVDDGSPSAVLGSSEQENSYSALSTAQLDPSDQEQSDTDRAAASQACGDSMNSYSHSDTATTSEYTQQVYQGRDPAVTSYTSQVAFPPLAQSTVYSSFPQTGQTYGLPPFGAMWPGIKTETGLPETPSGGQLGFLSFSTAYTSTQPGQLHYSYPSQGSSFTTSSVYTNIPSATAATTASSTVPHQEFSSYNSLGQSQFSQYYTLPPSYVPAGLPSTDEQAVGVAGYSAVKSEEAPLPGLPQGDSPPENLPAAAALPTSVSLSAGVREQDEVGRRNSLGKAKGKGKKADSSPPADSDLERIFLWDLDETIIIFHSLLTGSYAQKFGKDPATVLNLGLQMEELIFELADTHLFFNDLEECDQVHVEDVASDDNGQDLSTYNFLADGFNGATGGGTSGATTGVQGGVEWMRKLAFRYRRLKEIYNNYKGNVGGLLNPMKRELLLRLQSEIENVTDAWLSTALKSLLLIQSRGKCMNVLVTTTQLVPALAKVLLYGLGDVFPIENIYSATKIGKESCFERIVSRFGKKVTYVVIGDGRDEEFAAKQHNMPFWRISTHGDLVSLHQALELDFL
- the eya3 gene encoding eyes absent homolog 3 isoform X3, which encodes MSGRSAAEMDDSQELPELPVKKAKIETDGGLEKEPRNLVDDGSPSAVLGSSEQENSYSALSTAQLDPSDQEQSDTDRAAASQACGDSMNSYSHSDTATTSEYTQQVYQGRDPAVTSYTSQVAFPPLAQSTVYSSFPQTGQTYGLPPFGSSFTTSSVYTNIPSATAATTASSTVPHQEFSSYNSLGQSQFSQYYTLPPSYVPAGLPSTDEQAVGVAGYSAVKSEEAPLPGLPQGDSPPENLPAAAALPTSVSLSAGVREQDEVGRRNSLGKAKGKGKKADSSPPADSDLERIFLWDLDETIIIFHSLLTGSYAQKFGKDPATVLNLGLQMEELIFELADTHLFFNDLEECDQVHVEDVASDDNGQDLSTYNFLADGFNGATGGGTSGATTGVQGGVEWMRKLAFRYRRLKEIYNNYKGNVGGLLNPMKRELLLRLQSEIENVTDAWLSTALKSLLLIQSRGKCMNVLVTTTQLVPALAKVLLYGLGDVFPIENIYSATKIGKESCFERIVSRFGKKVTYVVIGDGRDEEFAAKQHNMPFWRISTHGDLVSLHQALELDFL
- the eya3 gene encoding eyes absent homolog 3 isoform X2 translates to MSGRSAAEMDDSQELPELPVKKAKIETDGGLEKEPRNLVDDGSPSAVLGSSEQENSYSALSTAQLDPSDQEQSDTDRAAASQACDTATTSEYTQQVYQGRDPAVTSYTSQVAFPPLAQSTVYSSFPQTGQTYGLPPFGAMWPGIKTETGLPETPSGGQLGFLSFSTAYTSTQPGQLHYSYPSQGSSFTTSSVYTNIPSATAATTASSTVPHQEFSSYNSLGQSQFSQYYTLPPSYVPAGLPSTDEQAVGVAGYSAVKSEEAPLPGLPQGDSPPENLPAAAALPTSVSLSAGVREQDEVGRRNSLGKAKGKGKKADSSPPADSDLERIFLWDLDETIIIFHSLLTGSYAQKFGKDPATVLNLGLQMEELIFELADTHLFFNDLEECDQVHVEDVASDDNGQDLSTYNFLADGFNGATGGGTSGATTGVQGGVEWMRKLAFRYRRLKEIYNNYKGNVGGLLNPMKRELLLRLQSEIENVTDAWLSTALKSLLLIQSRGKCMNVLVTTTQLVPALAKVLLYGLGDVFPIENIYSATKIGKESCFERIVSRFGKKVTYVVIGDGRDEEFAAKQHNMPFWRISTHGDLVSLHQALELDFL